One window from the genome of [Clostridium] celerecrescens 18A encodes:
- a CDS encoding phosphotriesterase family protein produces MENGYTLMHEHITIDLSGVKKDQDCRLDCFEETKSELHRLYQLGVRRILDVTNMGMGRNPEYVSRMEKATGIRILQSTGFYKEPFLPDFVYSMCETELAELAEKELTEGIGDSGIKARVIGEFGTSKSTMTDMEKKVFHSMALAAVHTGSVVTTHTTLGTMALEQAIYLKNAGIRPEKIIIGHLDLSQDTDYILSVLKEGVNIGFDTVGKNNYCPDRFRAETLKQIAKEGFLGQVVLSMDITRKSHLKAWGGLGYAYLFETFLPMLRDYGLSKEQIDMLLINNPDRILK; encoded by the coding sequence ATGGAAAACGGTTATACTTTGATGCATGAACACATTACCATAGACTTATCAGGAGTAAAAAAAGACCAGGATTGCCGGCTGGACTGCTTTGAAGAAACGAAAAGCGAGCTTCACCGTCTGTATCAGTTAGGAGTCAGGCGCATTCTGGATGTGACGAATATGGGCATGGGAAGGAATCCGGAATACGTGAGCCGTATGGAAAAAGCCACCGGCATCAGGATCTTGCAGTCGACCGGTTTTTATAAAGAGCCATTTCTTCCGGATTTTGTGTATTCCATGTGTGAAACAGAACTTGCCGAACTGGCAGAGAAGGAATTGACAGAAGGAATAGGGGATTCCGGCATCAAAGCAAGGGTCATAGGAGAGTTTGGGACCAGTAAAAGCACCATGACGGATATGGAAAAAAAGGTATTTCATTCCATGGCTTTAGCCGCGGTGCATACCGGTTCCGTAGTAACTACTCATACCACCCTTGGAACAATGGCTTTGGAACAGGCCATCTATTTAAAAAATGCCGGGATACGGCCGGAAAAGATTATTATCGGCCATTTAGACCTTTCTCAGGACACGGATTATATTCTTTCGGTACTGAAGGAAGGCGTCAATATCGGATTTGATACTGTGGGAAAAAATAATTACTGTCCGGACCGGTTCCGCGCAGAAACACTAAAGCAAATCGCAAAAGAAGGTTTCCTGGGGCAGGTGGTTTTATCTATGGACATTACCAGAAAATCTCATTTAAAGGCATGGGGAGGTCTGGGTTATGCTTATCTGTTTGAAACCTTTCTTCCCATGCTTCGGGATTATGGTTTATCCAAGGAACAAATCGACATGCTGCTGATTAATAATCCGGACCGGATTTTAAAATAA
- a CDS encoding alanine racemase has protein sequence MFLEQTLKRNPELIKASFELHQSGLIQPDSYVIDVDTFLDNAAFMLKEAKKKEIRLFFMLKQAGRNPYLAGKLVELGYEGAVVVDYKEAKVMMDHQIPIANVGHLVQIPTAQVEEIVAYRPQLITVYSEEKISQIHQAAKKLGLSQEIILRVTSDSDMIYSGQTAGFHIDALKVLAERVKTQYPCVRIAGVTSFPCFLYEETAHDLNPTNNMDTVRFAAKILKECGIQVTIVNTPSGSCTYALNKIREMGGNCAEPGHGLTGTTPMHAYHMLEEVPCVTYVSEISHNFKRQAYCFGGGYYRRSHVKSALVGTSFDNYTEMGIIPPSNESIDYHFGLTKEGTVGDTVVMAFRYQIFVTRSDVVLLEGLKKKKPQIVGIYDSMGKKL, from the coding sequence ATGTTTTTAGAACAGACCTTAAAACGAAACCCGGAACTGATCAAAGCCTCCTTTGAGCTTCATCAGAGCGGGCTGATCCAACCGGATTCTTATGTGATAGACGTGGATACCTTTCTGGATAATGCAGCTTTCATGTTAAAAGAAGCAAAGAAAAAGGAGATCCGGTTGTTCTTCATGCTGAAGCAGGCCGGAAGAAATCCCTACCTGGCAGGGAAACTGGTGGAACTGGGCTACGAAGGGGCCGTTGTAGTGGATTATAAAGAAGCCAAAGTCATGATGGATCACCAGATCCCGATCGCAAACGTCGGGCATCTGGTACAGATTCCCACTGCCCAGGTAGAGGAGATCGTGGCATACCGTCCTCAGTTGATCACGGTATATTCCGAAGAGAAAATCAGTCAGATCCATCAGGCGGCAAAGAAACTGGGACTTTCCCAGGAGATCATTCTCCGTGTTACCAGCGATTCGGATATGATCTATTCAGGGCAGACTGCAGGGTTCCATATTGATGCGTTAAAAGTTCTGGCAGAACGGGTCAAAACACAGTATCCCTGTGTAAGAATTGCAGGTGTCACATCTTTTCCCTGTTTTTTGTATGAAGAAACCGCTCATGACCTGAACCCCACCAATAATATGGATACCGTAAGATTTGCGGCTAAGATTTTAAAGGAGTGTGGAATCCAGGTAACCATCGTCAATACACCATCAGGATCCTGCACCTACGCCCTGAATAAGATCAGAGAAATGGGAGGAAACTGTGCCGAGCCGGGCCATGGCCTGACCGGAACGACTCCAATGCATGCGTACCATATGCTGGAGGAAGTTCCGTGTGTTACTTATGTTAGTGAAATATCCCACAATTTTAAGAGGCAGGCCTATTGTTTCGGCGGCGGCTATTACCGGCGTTCCCACGTAAAGTCTGCACTGGTTGGGACCTCTTTTGATAATTACACAGAAATGGGTATTATTCCGCCTTCCAATGAAAGCATTGATTACCATTTCGGCCTGACGAAAGAAGGAACAGTAGGAGATACTGTGGTCATGGCATTCCGTTATCAGATCTTCGTTACCCGGTCGGATGTGGTGCTGTTGGAAGGATTGAAAAAGAAAAAGCCGCAAATTGTTGGAATATATGACAGCATGGGGAAAAAGCTATGA
- a CDS encoding cytidylate kinase-like family protein encodes MSGNLVIAIGRQCGSSGKIIGQKLAEELGIKCYDKELLALAAKNSGLCEELFKTHDEKPTNSFLYSLVMDTYSMGFTTSGYMDMPINHKIFLAQFDTIKQLADEESCVIVGRCADYALADYPNLVSVFITADEEDKVQSLKELYHVDDTKAKDIMVKTDKKRSSYYNYYSNKKWGDVRSYDLCINRSSVGIDGTVKLIHNFVDAKMEWNNANR; translated from the coding sequence ATGAGTGGAAATTTAGTAATTGCAATTGGAAGACAATGCGGAAGTTCTGGAAAAATCATCGGACAGAAATTGGCAGAAGAACTGGGCATTAAATGCTATGACAAGGAGCTTTTGGCACTTGCAGCAAAAAACAGCGGGTTATGTGAAGAATTATTCAAAACCCATGATGAAAAGCCAACCAACAGTTTTCTGTATTCCCTTGTGATGGATACATATTCCATGGGATTCACAACCTCTGGTTACATGGATATGCCAATAAATCATAAGATCTTTTTAGCACAGTTTGATACCATCAAACAGCTGGCGGATGAAGAATCCTGTGTAATCGTTGGAAGATGTGCCGATTATGCACTGGCGGATTATCCCAACCTTGTTTCCGTGTTCATTACTGCCGATGAAGAAGATAAGGTTCAATCCTTAAAAGAACTTTATCATGTTGATGATACCAAAGCAAAGGATATTATGGTCAAAACGGACAAAAAGCGTTCCAGCTACTATAATTACTATTCCAATAAAAAATGGGGAGATGTAAGAAGCTACGATTTATGCATTAATCGAAGCTCCGTAGGGATAGATGGAACCGTAAAGCTGATCCACAATTTTGTTGATGCTAAAATGGAATGGAATAATGCGAACCGTTGA
- a CDS encoding YhfT family protein has translation MKYIVIALIGALASVLSNQGIAVFNDGFRPIVGQYFNGEINRKELAAMSFAISFGLVIGFGIPTSIAASIILIHCLLLTTDIIGSFCNNSRNGMILSAVIGAAYGLAILAGLEFVVKLFSYMPYNFTSDLGSVSGYITVAFAVFPAVGIAYQHGFKKGLTTGIVTLVVYFLVKKFGTFPIGAGKVSLNAEGMAMLAGMIMMIVYAAQQKGTEHTNEGLIQGFEGNILRIRKNWLLLAVMGGLIAAGTSLAIIAGDPASLALLANQEYSNAGLTALARAIGFIPLVFTTAIVTGVYGAAGCTFVFVVGLFLHGNPLFAFVLGFAVMVAEIFLINIFAKYMDKFPGVKDMGEYVRTSMNKVLEISLLAGGIVAAEKMAVSSSGYTGIGALFVIGAFLLNKKAKKPIVDLAVGPVACIVFGVLLNLLLIIGLIAVPVAK, from the coding sequence ATGAAATACATAGTTATCGCATTAATCGGGGCATTGGCTTCCGTTTTATCCAATCAAGGGATTGCAGTATTTAATGACGGTTTCCGGCCAATTGTGGGGCAGTATTTTAACGGTGAGATCAACCGAAAAGAATTGGCGGCCATGAGCTTTGCCATCAGTTTCGGTCTGGTTATCGGTTTTGGTATACCGACCTCTATTGCAGCAAGCATTATTTTGATCCACTGCCTGCTGTTAACTACTGATATCATCGGATCCTTCTGTAATAACAGCAGGAACGGGATGATCCTTTCCGCTGTCATCGGAGCCGCTTACGGCCTGGCGATTCTGGCCGGTCTGGAGTTTGTCGTAAAACTGTTCAGCTACATGCCATATAACTTCACCAGTGATTTAGGAAGTGTTTCCGGCTATATAACAGTTGCATTTGCCGTATTCCCGGCAGTGGGCATCGCTTATCAGCATGGTTTTAAAAAAGGATTGACCACCGGAATAGTAACCTTAGTTGTATATTTCCTTGTAAAAAAATTCGGTACCTTTCCTATCGGGGCAGGCAAGGTTTCTTTAAATGCAGAAGGCATGGCTATGCTTGCAGGTATGATTATGATGATCGTTTATGCTGCTCAGCAGAAAGGAACGGAACATACCAATGAAGGGCTGATCCAGGGTTTTGAGGGCAACATTTTACGAATTCGTAAAAACTGGCTGTTACTGGCTGTTATGGGCGGTCTGATCGCAGCCGGAACCAGTCTGGCGATTATCGCCGGCGATCCCGCCTCCCTGGCCCTTTTGGCTAATCAGGAATACAGCAACGCTGGATTAACTGCACTGGCAAGAGCCATTGGTTTCATACCTCTGGTATTTACTACAGCCATTGTGACAGGCGTGTACGGCGCGGCTGGATGCACTTTTGTATTTGTAGTCGGACTGTTCCTCCATGGAAACCCGCTTTTTGCCTTTGTACTGGGATTTGCAGTCATGGTAGCAGAGATTTTCCTGATCAACATTTTTGCAAAATACATGGATAAATTCCCGGGTGTAAAAGATATGGGAGAGTATGTGAGAACATCCATGAACAAGGTTCTGGAAATTTCTTTGCTTGCAGGCGGTATTGTAGCTGCTGAAAAAATGGCCGTTTCCTCTTCCGGATACACTGGAATCGGAGCACTGTTTGTAATCGGGGCCTTCCTGTTAAATAAGAAAGCGAAAAAACCGATTGTTGACCTGGCGGTCGGTCCTGTGGCCTGTATCGTATTCGGAGTGCTGCTGAACCTGCTTCTCATAATCGGTCTCATTGCAGTCCCGGTGGCTAAGTAG
- a CDS encoding phosphopentomutase encodes MKKRLIVIVLDGFGIGAMEDARLARPGDETANTLRSILKDYPDLKLPALEKLGLMNAYGKESASMKFSPEANFGSCELMHYGADTFMGHQEIMGTLPKKPEVHPFQEKADAVKSHLEANGHQVQVIERQGLRYLLVDHYVTVADNLEADLGMCYNVTAPLDLISFEEEYAIARKVREVVTVGRVIVFGGTGNTMEDLWNAEEVKEGRFIGIASAKSKSYDQGYQCRHLGYGVDQNVQAPTILTKAGYDCTLIGKVADIVSNDRGLSISCVPTQEVMDLTYRETEAINQGFLCTNVQETDLAGHSQSTMVYKRILEIADQGISRLLPELTSQDILVIMADHGNDPNIGHSKHTRERVPLLVYKKGITGRRLGRRNTLSDIGATVCDYFGTDAPQNGESFLPVLKN; translated from the coding sequence ATGAAAAAAAGATTGATTGTTATCGTATTGGATGGATTTGGCATCGGAGCCATGGAAGATGCACGTCTGGCCAGGCCGGGAGATGAAACAGCCAATACCCTTAGAAGCATTTTAAAGGACTACCCCGATCTAAAGCTCCCGGCACTGGAAAAGCTGGGACTTATGAATGCCTATGGGAAGGAAAGTGCTTCCATGAAATTCTCACCTGAAGCAAATTTCGGTAGCTGCGAACTCATGCATTATGGTGCAGATACGTTTATGGGGCATCAGGAGATTATGGGAACACTTCCTAAAAAACCAGAAGTCCATCCCTTTCAGGAGAAAGCAGACGCAGTAAAATCACACCTGGAGGCAAATGGACATCAGGTACAGGTCATAGAACGGCAGGGGCTGCGCTATTTACTGGTAGACCATTACGTAACCGTAGCTGATAATCTGGAAGCGGATTTAGGGATGTGCTACAATGTAACGGCTCCTTTGGATCTGATCTCCTTTGAAGAGGAATATGCCATAGCCAGAAAGGTAAGAGAAGTAGTAACCGTAGGCCGGGTGATTGTATTTGGCGGAACCGGAAATACCATGGAAGACCTCTGGAATGCTGAAGAAGTGAAAGAAGGCCGTTTTATCGGCATTGCCTCTGCAAAATCCAAATCCTATGATCAGGGCTACCAGTGCAGACACTTAGGTTATGGGGTGGATCAAAACGTACAGGCCCCCACGATTCTCACAAAAGCAGGGTATGACTGTACTCTGATTGGAAAAGTAGCGGACATTGTATCCAATGACAGAGGGCTGAGCATTTCCTGTGTACCCACACAGGAAGTGATGGACCTTACATATCGGGAAACAGAAGCCATAAATCAGGGCTTTTTATGTACCAATGTGCAGGAAACAGACTTAGCCGGGCATTCCCAGTCCACCATGGTTTATAAAAGGATCTTAGAAATCGCAGACCAGGGAATCAGCAGGCTTTTACCGGAACTGACTTCCCAGGACATTCTGGTGATTATGGCCGACCACGGAAATGATCCCAATATCGGTCACAGTAAGCATACCAGGGAACGTGTTCCCCTTCTCGTTTATAAAAAAGGAATAACAGGAAGAAGGCTGGGAAGGAGAAATACTCTCTCTGACATTGGCGCAACCGTTTGTGATTATTTTGGCACAGACGCTCCGCAAAACGGAGAATCCTTTCTGCCGGTTCTAAAAAATTGA
- a CDS encoding PRD domain-containing protein, producing MDLRDILNQRLDILEENHVICKEVADYSRKAVERILEEKPDTEEDKAAMFITHLAMAGQRVLDGVVEHPLDNTLLEGIKMEPVYQRAEVLKEELLKETDIQFPEAERNFLTVHLCNLLT from the coding sequence ATGGATTTAAGAGATATTTTAAACCAGCGTCTGGATATTCTGGAGGAAAATCATGTAATTTGCAAAGAAGTTGCGGATTATTCCAGAAAAGCAGTGGAACGGATCCTGGAAGAAAAACCTGACACAGAGGAAGATAAGGCTGCAATGTTTATTACTCATCTGGCTATGGCAGGACAACGGGTACTAGACGGGGTTGTGGAACACCCTCTGGATAACACGCTCCTCGAGGGAATAAAAATGGAGCCGGTTTACCAAAGAGCGGAAGTGTTAAAAGAGGAACTGTTAAAGGAAACAGATATCCAGTTCCCGGAAGCAGAACGGAATTTTCTGACCGTTCATCTATGCAATCTGCTTACATAA
- a CDS encoding amidase family protein codes for MERLETYAKKTFLALKNPYCTVNQVNPLAIDQIAPTQIKHGFACYTGIKDTPVIPGKLKERLNESGFLFHTADKMALGGRAVDLQLINPITGKWMTGSSSGTALNVFYGINDAGIGTDGGGSVLAPAAALNLYGFISPLIEQDHMRQYSKASTDGIIFSPSIGAITRDLKTLEQVLNPLLGISLTEESDDRNIGWEWQEVPSGGPPDIYGGREPLIQYLNGIIKPGTILISKEGPVDVNAMGDSIYGHFDKETEKSQAHSGKGLMRVVNMCGKSALTVPSSELGCCIVLICESKKEDIEAMFRKARLLVCKRSQLIERYFMNFDMYF; via the coding sequence ATGGAACGACTTGAAACATATGCAAAAAAAACATTTTTGGCACTTAAAAATCCCTATTGCACTGTAAACCAGGTAAATCCCCTTGCAATCGACCAGATTGCTCCAACTCAGATAAAACATGGGTTTGCCTGTTATACCGGTATTAAGGATACTCCGGTCATTCCCGGGAAACTAAAAGAACGGCTTAATGAAAGTGGCTTTTTATTTCATACCGCCGATAAAATGGCTTTAGGCGGGAGAGCGGTGGATTTACAGCTTATCAATCCCATTACAGGAAAATGGATGACCGGTTCCAGCAGCGGTACGGCCCTAAACGTCTTCTATGGAATCAATGATGCCGGAATCGGAACAGACGGCGGCGGCAGTGTACTTGCACCTGCCGCTGCACTCAATCTTTATGGATTTATCTCTCCGTTAATCGAGCAGGATCATATGAGGCAGTATTCAAAAGCTTCCACTGATGGAATCATATTTTCCCCCAGCATTGGTGCCATTACCAGAGATTTAAAGACCCTGGAACAGGTTTTAAACCCATTGCTTGGAATAAGCCTGACGGAGGAATCCGATGACAGGAATATCGGTTGGGAATGGCAAGAAGTACCAAGCGGAGGACCGCCGGATATTTATGGGGGCCGGGAACCATTGATCCAATACTTAAACGGAATTATAAAGCCGGGAACCATCCTGATCTCAAAGGAAGGACCGGTGGATGTGAATGCCATGGGGGACAGCATTTACGGCCATTTTGATAAGGAAACAGAAAAGAGCCAGGCTCATTCGGGAAAAGGTCTGATGCGGGTGGTCAATATGTGCGGAAAATCCGCATTGACCGTACCTTCCAGTGAATTGGGGTGTTGTATAGTTCTGATCTGTGAAAGTAAAAAAGAGGACATTGAAGCAATGTTCCGAAAGGCCAGATTGCTGGTCTGTAAAAGATCCCAGTTGATCGAGCGGTACTTTATGAACTTTGATATGTATTTCTAG
- a CDS encoding DUF2620 domain-containing protein translates to MKIVVGGQIDKEEIARLVSLQMNGRAEIEIKGDLDAALGVKNGKYDYYVGACNTGGGGALAMAMAMLGSGLCSTISMPGNVKSGDFIREEVQKGKKAFGFTAQHKEEVLPVLLQAIIEKEEVS, encoded by the coding sequence ATGAAGATTGTGGTTGGTGGTCAGATTGACAAGGAGGAAATTGCCAGACTGGTGTCCCTGCAGATGAACGGCCGTGCAGAGATCGAGATCAAGGGGGATCTGGATGCTGCATTGGGCGTGAAAAACGGAAAGTATGATTATTATGTAGGTGCCTGCAATACTGGCGGCGGCGGAGCGCTGGCTATGGCTATGGCCATGCTGGGTTCCGGGCTCTGTTCTACGATTTCCATGCCAGGAAATGTAAAGAGCGGAGATTTTATCAGGGAAGAGGTACAAAAGGGGAAAAAAGCATTTGGATTTACAGCACAGCACAAAGAAGAGGTCCTTCCGGTTTTGCTTCAGGCAATCATTGAGAAAGAGGAGGTTTCATAG
- the yhfZ gene encoding GntR family transcriptional regulator YhfZ, which yields MNNNCLEAGNLYQKIGLVKNLLALDLMSRNAGDRILPISEYQDKFGVSRGTIQNAFACLKECNAVTLENHGHQGTFIKEIDYKKLQENCMRKEILGIMPLPYSVTYEGFATAMYTQFAPLNFNMAYARGAVGRIDLVESGTYQFAICSQYAAEQSIKEGKQIEAAINFGPGSFLSRHVLLLGDTKYENIQDGMRVAYDSSSIDQSCITKNIIHGKKVTLVPIRTQQTVSALMDGIIDAGVWNYDDILEHKYESLNVVFLDESDYNNLFSTAVMVIRKEDEYLKALLEKYVSVPKVVEIIREVRDKKREPYF from the coding sequence ATGAATAACAATTGTTTAGAAGCAGGAAACCTATATCAAAAAATAGGCCTGGTAAAAAATCTATTGGCGCTGGATTTAATGTCCCGGAATGCAGGAGACCGGATTCTGCCTATCTCAGAGTATCAGGATAAATTCGGGGTATCCAGGGGGACCATTCAGAACGCATTTGCCTGTTTAAAAGAGTGCAATGCTGTGACGCTGGAGAACCATGGGCATCAGGGTACCTTCATCAAAGAGATTGATTATAAGAAGCTGCAGGAAAATTGTATGCGCAAAGAAATTCTTGGAATCATGCCCCTTCCCTATTCCGTAACTTATGAGGGCTTTGCCACGGCCATGTATACCCAGTTTGCACCGCTTAACTTTAATATGGCTTACGCCAGAGGTGCAGTAGGGCGTATTGATCTGGTGGAATCAGGAACGTATCAGTTTGCTATCTGCTCCCAGTATGCAGCGGAACAATCCATAAAAGAAGGAAAGCAGATTGAAGCGGCAATTAATTTTGGACCGGGCAGCTTCCTTTCCAGGCACGTGCTTCTTTTAGGGGATACCAAATATGAAAACATTCAGGATGGCATGCGGGTAGCATATGACAGCAGCTCCATTGACCAAAGCTGCATTACTAAAAATATTATCCACGGCAAAAAGGTTACTCTGGTCCCTATCCGGACCCAACAGACCGTAAGCGCCTTGATGGATGGTATCATAGATGCAGGAGTATGGAACTATGACGATATCCTGGAGCATAAATACGAATCACTGAACGTGGTTTTCTTAGATGAATCCGATTATAACAACCTGTTTTCGACGGCTGTAATGGTTATCAGAAAGGAGGATGAATATCTAAAGGCACTGTTAGAAAAGTATGTCAGCGTACCGAAGGTTGTGGAGATCATCAGGGAGGTAAGAGATAAAAAGAGAGAACCCTATTTTTAA
- a CDS encoding aminotransferase class V-fold PLP-dependent enzyme, translating to MQTYPLSSISVEAAARLQFKVIDCITKSFSGREILNRGDLGVIPGLNKPITTKKAERVIADLFDGEACILVRGAGSGAIRMGLHSILKPAEKILVHKAPVYSTTATSLEMLYIPAVEADYNDPDDIRRVIKENNDIKGALIQYTRQKADDRYDIAQVIETIKECIDIPILTDDNYAAMKVSRIGIQCGADLSCFSSFKLLGPEGVGIIVGKACYIETLVKESYSGGMQVQGHEALDVLHGLVYAPVALAIQAQVNEICVKRLNEGEIPQVKQAFLANAQSKVLLVEFYENIAEKVLMEAEKLGAAPNPVGAESKYELVPMFYRVSGTFRSADPTLESRMIRINPMRSGADTIMHIIKEAVERVI from the coding sequence ATGCAGACCTATCCGTTATCCAGCATCTCAGTAGAGGCGGCCGCCAGACTGCAGTTTAAAGTGATTGATTGTATCACAAAATCATTCAGCGGCCGCGAGATTTTAAATCGTGGAGATTTAGGGGTTATTCCAGGGCTTAATAAGCCGATAACCACAAAGAAAGCGGAACGGGTTATTGCGGATCTGTTTGATGGGGAAGCCTGTATCCTGGTAAGAGGCGCCGGAAGCGGAGCTATAAGAATGGGACTCCACAGTATATTAAAACCGGCCGAAAAAATTTTGGTACACAAGGCGCCTGTTTACAGTACGACTGCCACCTCCCTGGAAATGTTATACATTCCGGCTGTAGAGGCCGATTATAATGATCCGGACGATATACGCAGGGTGATAAAAGAAAACAATGATATTAAAGGTGCCCTCATCCAATACACAAGGCAAAAGGCGGATGACCGCTACGACATAGCCCAGGTGATAGAAACAATTAAGGAATGCATTGATATTCCCATATTAACCGATGATAACTATGCCGCCATGAAAGTGAGCCGGATTGGCATCCAGTGCGGAGCGGACCTTTCCTGTTTTTCCTCTTTTAAGCTGTTGGGCCCGGAAGGTGTAGGCATTATCGTAGGAAAGGCATGCTATATTGAAACATTAGTGAAAGAAAGTTATTCCGGAGGCATGCAGGTACAGGGACATGAAGCCCTGGATGTACTCCACGGCCTTGTTTACGCGCCTGTGGCCCTGGCCATACAGGCCCAGGTAAATGAAATATGTGTAAAAAGGCTGAATGAAGGTGAGATCCCTCAGGTAAAACAGGCATTTCTGGCAAATGCCCAGTCAAAAGTACTATTGGTCGAGTTTTATGAGAACATTGCAGAAAAAGTCCTTATGGAAGCCGAAAAGCTGGGAGCAGCGCCGAATCCAGTGGGGGCAGAATCAAAATATGAGCTGGTTCCCATGTTTTACCGGGTATCCGGTACCTTCCGGAGTGCGGATCCAACACTGGAAAGCCGTATGATCCGAATCAACCCGATGCGGTCCGGGGCGGATACCATTATGCACATTATAAAAGAAGCTGTAGAAAGAGTGATATAA